In a genomic window of Silurus meridionalis isolate SWU-2019-XX chromosome 27, ASM1480568v1, whole genome shotgun sequence:
- the LOC124380802 gene encoding C-X-C chemokine receptor type 4-like, producing the protein MQHLNTSNSSLTAPVSAEYLIGSSILAVCFILGVPGNIAVLVYLSGWLKRGSYTPRLMLSLAISDLLTLLSLPFWIWSFLHNWVFGLVMCKLLSYLVYFSLYCSTLCVILMSVQRYMQVLHSGKWKKLGRKGKKIILSGMWMFSGVISFYAPMQRTLKLNSERHVQCSLVYRDNFERVATLIWETTFFIVLFPTLTYFYFHLHRGVNNSAFFSSNILTKLVIRILACFFFFWVPIQISNIMMVIAVLLENEILEKLLNTF; encoded by the exons ATGCAGCACCTCAACACATCCAACAGCTCGCTCACTGCTCCAGTCTCAGCTGAATACTTGATTGGGAGTAGTATACTGGCAGTTTGCTTCATACTGGGAGTTCCTGGGAACATTGCAGTATTGGTATATCTTAGTGGATGGCTGAAGAGAGGCAGTTACACCCCACGATTGATGCTAAGCCTTGCCATATCAGACCTGCTCACTCTGCTTTCTCTGCCGTTTTGGATTTGGTCTTTTCTTCATAACTGGGTCTTTGGCTTGGTCATGTGTAAGCTTCTATCCTACTTGGTATACTTCAGCCTGTACTGTAGTACACTGTGTGTGATTCTGATGAGTGTGCAGCGATACATGCAAGTGCTGCATTCAGGGAAATGGAAAAAGCTTGgcagaaaaggaaagaagatcATACTGAGTGGGATGTGGATGTTTAGTGGAGTAATATCTTTCTATGCTCCCATGCAACGCACTCTAAAGTTGAACAGTGAAAGACATGTTCAGTGTAGTCTGGTCTATCGTGATAATTTTGAGCGAGTCGCTACTTTAATCTGGGAGACaacattttttatagttttgtttCCCACACTGACTTACTTCTACTTTCATCTTCACAGAGGAGTTAATAACTCAGCTTTTTTTAGCAGTAACATTTTGACAAAGCTGGTGATCCGAattttggcatgttttttttttttttgggtcccAATACAAATCTCCAACATTATGATGGTCATTGCTGTTTTACTTGAAAATGAAATTCTG gaAAAGCTATTAAACACATTCTGA